The Clostridiales bacterium FE2011 sequence AAACCCAGCAGTTCGGCCACCCGTTCCCGGTTCAGGGGATAGGTTGTTCCTGCCAGCGCGCCGGAGCCCAGCACCATGACGTCCGCTGCCTTGTAGGCGTTGCTGAAACGGTTCCTGTCCCGCAGGAACATCTGGACGTAAGCCATCATATGGTGAGCCAGCGTGATGGGCTGTGCCTTCTGCATATGGGTATATCCGGGCATGATTGTATGCAGGTTTTCCTGGGCGATGGTCAGCAGCGCGTCGATCAGTTCCTCCAGCATCGCCTCCGTATCCCGGCAGGCCACCTTGGCATACATCCGGGTATCCAGTGCCACCTGGTCATTCCGGCTCCGGCCGGTATGCAGGCGCTTTCCGGCGTCGCCGATGCGCTGTGTCAGCAGGGTTTCCACGTTCATATGGATATCCTCGGCGTCCACCATCCACTCGATCTTTCCGGCCCGGGCATCCTCCAGGATGTCCTTCAGGCCGGCCACGATCTTCTCCGCGTCTGCCGCGGGGATGATGCCTTCCTCACCCAGCATGGTTGCATGGGCAATGGAACCGGTAATATCCTGCTCAAAAAGCCGCTTGTCAAAAGAGATGCTGGAATGGAAATCATCCACCAGTCCGTCGGTTGCCTTTTCGAACCGTCCTCCCCAAAGCTTCATACGACAAGCCTCCTTCAGTCTCACATAACATCAACATTGTACACAAAACAACCGTTTACGCAATAGAACAGTACGGAAAAAAGACCGTTTTATGATTGTCTTTCCTGCTCCGGCTGCGTGCCGCACCCCGGTCAGCCGCAGACGGTCTGCAGCAAGGGATCTGTAACAAAAACAAGCTTTTGTTCGCCTTGACATTCCGTGGGGTAACGTTTACCATGTTTTTGTATTTATATAGGAAAGAGGCGGTTTTTTGATCGTTCTTGGCATCGATCCGGGCTATGCCCTGATGGGCTGGGGCGTGGTGGAGGCGGAAGGCAGCCGTATGAAGCTGATCAACTACGGCTGTATTGAGACCAAAGCCGGCGTCCCCATGCAGAACCGCCTGCGCACGCTGCAGCTCGGCGTCCGGGACCTGCTCAACATCTACCACCCCGATGATGTGGCGTTTGAAGAGCTGTTTTTCGCCCGGAACGTGACCACCGCCCTGATGGTCGGCGCCGCCCGCGGCGCGGCAATCATCGCTGCGGCTGAATACACCCAGAACCTTTACGAATATACCCCCATGCAGATCAAGCAGGCGATCACCGGATACGGCAAAGCCGATAAGAAGCAGATCCAGCAGATGGTCAAGCTTCTGCTGAAGCTGGATGAAATCCCAAAGCCGGATGACGCCGCTGATGCCATCGCCTGTGCCATCACCCATTGCCAGGCCGGCGTGGCCAAATCCCAATTCCTGATGAAATAGGGAACGGATTCCGGTTTTTCATCGTTGGTTTATTGCGATCACGTTATGGAGGAAACAATATGTACGCGTTTATCGAAGGCGAAGTCTGCGAAAAGCTGAACGGCAGCCTCGTCCTTCTGGCTTCCGGCGTCGGCTGGCAGCTCAACTGCTCCAACAACACCCTGCAGGCGGCTCCGCCCGTGGGGGAAAAGATGCGCTGCTACACTTATCTTTCCGTCCGGGAGGACGCAATGGAGCTCTTTGGCTTCGCCACGCGGGAAGAGAAAGAGATGTTCCTTCAGCTGACCTCCGTTTCGGGCATCGGTCCCAAGACCGCCCTGGGCGTCCTGGGTGCCATGCCCCTGCGGGATCTGAACCTCGCGATCCTGCTCGAGGACGTCAATGCCCTGTCCCGTGCGCCGGGCATCGGAAAGAAAACCGCCCAGCGGATCGCGCTGGAGCTGAAGGACAAAATCAGCCAGGCGGATGTTTCCGCCGCGGCTGCTCCGTCGCAGGGCGCCGCCGCGCCTTCGCTCAGTTCCGACGCGGTGACCGAAGCGATCGAAGCGCTGATTGCCCTGGGATATTCCTCCACAGAAGCGCGGAACGCCATTTCCCAGATCAAAGACCAGACCGACAAGCCGGAAGAACTGATCCGCCTGGCACTCAGGGCCATGGCGGGATTCTGATTTGAAGCCTAATCATCAGCACAGCAATCTCAAAGGCAGGAGTTACAGCAAATGATGGACGACAGATTGATGACCGGGTCCTATATGGCGGAGGACAGCTCTGTGGAGCAGACCCTCCGTCCCCATACGCTGAAGGACTATGTTGGCCAGCAGGCAGTTAAGAGCAGTCTGGATATCTATATCCAGGCAGCCCTCTCCCGTCATGACGCGCTGGACCATATGCTGCTTTACGGTCCTCCCGGCCTGGGCAAAACCACCCTCGCCTGCATCGTCGCGGCGGAGATGGGACAGAATATCCGTGTCACCAGCGGTCCGGCCATTGAACGGCCCGGCGACCTGGCCTCCATCCTCAGCAACCTGAACGCAGGCGACGTACTCTTCATCGATGAAATCCACCGCCTCTCCCGTCAGGTGGAGGAAGTGCTTTATCCCGCCATGGAGGACTACGCCATCGATATCATGATCGGCAAGGGCCCCACCGCCCGGAGCATCCGCGTGGACCTGCCGAAGTTCACCCTGGTGGGTGCCACCACCCGTGCCGGGCAGCTTTCCGCTCCCCTGCGCGACCGTTTCGGTATGCTGTTCCGCCTGGAGATGTATACGCCGGAAGAGCTCCGGCAGATCGTGGAACGCAGCGCCGGCATCCTCGGTGTGGACGCGGATCCGGAAGGCTTGCTGGAGATTGCCCGCCGCAGCCGCGGTACGCCCCGTATCGCCAACCGTATGCTCAAGCGTGTCCGGGACTATGCCGAAGTGAAAGCCGGCGGCCATATCAGCCGGGATATCGCTCGGGAAGCCCTGGCCCTGCTGGACGTGGATGAACTTGGCCTGGACAAGGTGGATCGGAACATTCTTTCCTGCATGATGGACAAGTTTGCCGGCGGCCCGGTAGGCCTGGATACCCTGGCAGCCACCACCGGCGAGGACGCCGTCACCATTGAGGACGTATATGAGCCTTATCTGATGCAGCTGGGCTTCCTCATGCGGACTCCCCGCGGACGGGTCTGCACCCCCGCCGCCTGGAACCATATGAAAAAGAACATGCCTGCCTCCGCAGAAGCCCAAATCAGGATGGAGATCTGACCCTAATGAAAACTTCCGACTTCAACTACGACCTTCCCGAAGAGCTGATTGCCCAGACCCCCGTGGAACCGCGGGATCACAGCCGTCTCCTGGTATACCACCGGAAAAACGGACAGATTGAGCATAAGCACTTCTACGATATTATTGATTATCTCAACCCGGGAGATGCCCTGGTCATTAACGAGACCAAGGTCATCCCCGCGCGTCTGCTCGGTGTGAAGGAAGACACCGGCGTTCCGGTGGAGGTTCTCCTCCTGCGCAGGCACAACGCCACAGACTGGGAAGCCCTCGTCCGCCCCGGCCGCAGGCTTCGTCCCGGGACCATCTGTTCCTTCGGGGACGGTTTGCTCCGCTGCGAAGTGCTGGACAACGTGGAGGACATCGGCGGACGGATCGTCCGTTTCCACTGCGACGGTGTCTTTGAGGAAGTGCTGGACCGTCTGGGCGAGATGCCCCTGCCGCCCTATATTCACGAAAAGCTGGCGGACGCGAACCGGTACCAGACCGTCTACGCGAAACAGGAAGGTTCCGCCGCCGCCCCCACGGCCGGCCTCCACTTCACGCCGGAGCTGCTGGAGCGGATCAAGGCCAAAGGAATCACCGTTGTTCCTGTCCTGCTCCATGTGGGTCTTGGCACCTTCCGCCCCGTGAAGGTGGAGAACGCGGAAGAGCACGTCATGCACAGCGAGTTCTGCCAGGTAACGGAAGAAGCGGCCGAAACGCTGAACCGGATCCGTCAGGCCGGCGGCCGGATCGTCTGTGTCGGCACCACCTCCGTGCGTACGCTGGAAACCATGGCCACCGAGGACGGAATCGTCCATGCCGGTGCCAAAGACACCGCCATCTTCATTTACCCGGGTGTCAAAATCAAGGCGGTGGATGCCCTGATCACCAACTTCCATCTTCCCCAGAGTACCCTGCTCATGCTTGTCAGCGCCCTGACAGGCCGGGATGAAGCATTGAGCGTTTACCGTGAAGCCGTTCAGGAAAGATACCGTTTCTTCTCCTTCGGCGACGCCATGTTTATCGAATAAAACAGGAGGTACACTCCCTTGAGCGAAATGATCCGGGATTCTTCCCTCTGCCAGGCCTTTGCGTGCTACCGCATGGATACCCCTGCCAACAGCAGCTTTTTCCCCGTTGTGCCGCACAGCCACTATTTCAGCGAAGTCATGCTGATGCGCAGCGGCGTCTGCCGGGTTGTCCGCGGAGGCTACACCTATATCCTGAAGCCGGGCGAGCTGATCTATATCTCGCCGCTGGTTCGCCACTCTGTTGAATCTGCGGACGGCAATCCCGTTGTCTTTGACGTGGTCAAATTCAGCGCCACCCGCCTGCGGGAGATTCCTTCCTATCTGTCTGATCTGCGTTCCTTCTCCCTGGACGTTTCCCATGCGCATCTGTCCTCCTATATGAACGCCGAGGATGTCAAGCGCTGGCAGCTGGATAAAGTCATCCAGGAGTGCGTGGTCGAATGTGAAAAGCAGGATTTCGCCTGGGATCTTGAAGTCCGTGCCATGCTCTACCTGCTGATCACCGGTCTTTCCCGCTTCTGGCTGGGTAAACGGGATACCATGACGGACTATAAGCCGCAGCCCCAGGATCCCATTCTGGAAATTCCGGCCTATATTGAGCAGCACATCTCCGAGCCGCTGAAGGTGGAAGACCTGGCCGCACAGTGCAACCTCAGCTATCCCTGGTTCGCCAAGCGTTTCCGTGAGTTCTACGGCCTGAGCTGCAAGCAGTTCATCCAGCAGCTCCGCAATGAGGCAGTGGAACTGTACCTCGTATACTCCGATCTGGACCTTGCCTCCATCAGTGACCGGACCGGCTACACCGACTGCAGTCACATGGTCAAGGAGTTCCGCCGGATGACCGGTACAACCCCCGGTCAGTACCGCTCCATGATGAAAATACAGGGGCATTCACCCCTGATCCCCTTTTCCCGTGCAACGCCTTCCAATCATCCCTCAAAGGGTTGACACGCAAGGGAAAACCGGATAAAATACAGTTTGTTCGCAAGTCTTCAAGGGCTTGATGCGGAGCATGCGGGCGTAGCTCAATGGCAGAGCTCCAGCTTCCCAAGCTGGTCACGTGGGTTCGATTCCCATCGCCCGCTCCAGACCGCATCAATGACTCGGAAGCAATTATTGGCTCGCTTTTGAGCGACGATAACTTTAAGGAGGAGACCCCAAATGGCAAAAGGACGTTATGAACGGACAAAGCCCCATGTAAACATCGGTACCATCGGTCACGTTGACCATGGCAAGACCACCCTGACCGCTGCGATCACCATGACCCTGGCGATCAAGGGCGAAGCGCAGGCTATGCGCTATGACGAAATCGACAAGGCTCCCGAAGAAAAAGCACGTGGAATCACCATCAATACCGCTCACGTTGAGTATGAGACCGCAAAGCGTCACTATGCTCACGTGGACTGCCCCGGCCACGCTGACTATGTTAAGAACATGATCACCGGTGCTGCCCAGATGGACGGTGCTATCCTGGTGGTTTCTGCTCCCGATGGCCCGATGCCCCAGACCCGTGAGCACATCCTGCTCGCCCGTCAGGTTGGCGTGCCCTACATCGTCGTGTTCATGAACAAGACCGACATGATGGACGACGAAGAGCTGCTGGAGCTGGTTGAAATGGAAATCCGTGAGCTGCTGAGCAGCTACGACTTCCCCGGCGACGAGATCCCGATCATCAAGGGATCCGCTCTGAAGGTTCTTGAGTACCTGCAGGCTGGCGGCACCGACGTTGACAACGCTCCCGAGTGCAAGTGCATCTGGGAACTGATGGACGCCGTCGACAGCTATATCCCCGAACCCGAACGTGCAACCGACCAGCCCTTCCTGATGCCCGTCGAAGACGTGTTCTCCATCTCCGGCCGCGGCACCGTGGCTACCGGCCGTGTTGAGCGTGGTACCGTTAAGGTGTCCGATCCGGTCGAAATCGTCGGCCTGATGGACAAGCCCCGGAACACCGTTGTTACCGGTGTTGAAATGTTCCACAAGCTGCTGGACCAGGCGGAAGCCGGCGACAACATCGGCGCCCTGCTGCGTGGTATCCAGAGGAACGAAGTCGAGCGCGGCCAGGTTCTGGCTAAGCCCGGCAGCATCCATCCCCACACCCACTGCATCGGCCAGGTGTACGTGCTGACCAAGGAAGAAGGCGGCCGTCATACCCCCTTCTTCAACGGCTATCGTCCCCAGTTCTACTTCCGGACGACTGACGTTACCGGCAACATCAAGCTGCCCGACGGCGTGGAAATGGTGATGCCCGGCGATAACATCGACATGGAAATCACCCTGATCACCCCCATCGCTATGGAGCAGGGACTGCGCTTCGCTATCCGTGAAGGCGGCCGTACTGTTGGTTCCGGCGTTGTGGCCAAGGTCATTGAGTAATTTCAACGCTTAAACGGAACGCTCCCGATGCGGGAGCGTTCCTTTCTGTCTGTTTATGGAGGTTATCATGTTCAACTATAAATGCAGAGGAACCTGCTCCACTTCCATTGACCTGGAGATCCAGGACGGCATCATCACCTTCTGCCGGATTAACGACGGCTGCAAGGGCAACACCCAGGGTGTGGCCAAGCTGGCTCTCGGCCGTCCCGCTGAAGAAGTTGCCGCTATGCTCGAGGGCATTCAGTGCCGCGGCGGTACTTCCTGTCCTGATCAGCTCGCACAGGCGATTAAAGCATATCACGACTGATCAGTCGTGATATGCTTTCACTCTACACTCTTCACTCATCACTCTTAACTGGTTAACTTTTTAACTATGGACCATATATTCTGCACGCAGAATTAACTGATATTTATATTATG is a genomic window containing:
- the ruvA gene encoding Holliday junction branch migration protein RuvA; this translates as MYAFIEGEVCEKLNGSLVLLASGVGWQLNCSNNTLQAAPPVGEKMRCYTYLSVREDAMELFGFATREEKEMFLQLTSVSGIGPKTALGVLGAMPLRDLNLAILLEDVNALSRAPGIGKKTAQRIALELKDKISQADVSAAAAPSQGAAAPSLSSDAVTEAIEALIALGYSSTEARNAISQIKDQTDKPEELIRLALRAMAGF
- the queA gene encoding tRNA preQ1(34) S-adenosylmethionine ribosyltransferase-isomerase QueA; translated protein: MKTSDFNYDLPEELIAQTPVEPRDHSRLLVYHRKNGQIEHKHFYDIIDYLNPGDALVINETKVIPARLLGVKEDTGVPVEVLLLRRHNATDWEALVRPGRRLRPGTICSFGDGLLRCEVLDNVEDIGGRIVRFHCDGVFEEVLDRLGEMPLPPYIHEKLADANRYQTVYAKQEGSAAAPTAGLHFTPELLERIKAKGITVVPVLLHVGLGTFRPVKVENAEEHVMHSEFCQVTEEAAETLNRIRQAGGRIVCVGTTSVRTLETMATEDGIVHAGAKDTAIFIYPGVKIKAVDALITNFHLPQSTLLMLVSALTGRDEALSVYREAVQERYRFFSFGDAMFIE
- the ruvB gene encoding Holliday junction branch migration DNA helicase RuvB, producing the protein MDDRLMTGSYMAEDSSVEQTLRPHTLKDYVGQQAVKSSLDIYIQAALSRHDALDHMLLYGPPGLGKTTLACIVAAEMGQNIRVTSGPAIERPGDLASILSNLNAGDVLFIDEIHRLSRQVEEVLYPAMEDYAIDIMIGKGPTARSIRVDLPKFTLVGATTRAGQLSAPLRDRFGMLFRLEMYTPEELRQIVERSAGILGVDADPEGLLEIARRSRGTPRIANRMLKRVRDYAEVKAGGHISRDIAREALALLDVDELGLDKVDRNILSCMMDKFAGGPVGLDTLAATTGEDAVTIEDVYEPYLMQLGFLMRTPRGRVCTPAAWNHMKKNMPASAEAQIRMEI
- a CDS encoding helix-turn-helix transcriptional regulator, with the protein product MSEMIRDSSLCQAFACYRMDTPANSSFFPVVPHSHYFSEVMLMRSGVCRVVRGGYTYILKPGELIYISPLVRHSVESADGNPVVFDVVKFSATRLREIPSYLSDLRSFSLDVSHAHLSSYMNAEDVKRWQLDKVIQECVVECEKQDFAWDLEVRAMLYLLITGLSRFWLGKRDTMTDYKPQPQDPILEIPAYIEQHISEPLKVEDLAAQCNLSYPWFAKRFREFYGLSCKQFIQQLRNEAVELYLVYSDLDLASISDRTGYTDCSHMVKEFRRMTGTTPGQYRSMMKIQGHSPLIPFSRATPSNHPSKG
- the tuf gene encoding elongation factor Tu, with the translated sequence MAKGRYERTKPHVNIGTIGHVDHGKTTLTAAITMTLAIKGEAQAMRYDEIDKAPEEKARGITINTAHVEYETAKRHYAHVDCPGHADYVKNMITGAAQMDGAILVVSAPDGPMPQTREHILLARQVGVPYIVVFMNKTDMMDDEELLELVEMEIRELLSSYDFPGDEIPIIKGSALKVLEYLQAGGTDVDNAPECKCIWELMDAVDSYIPEPERATDQPFLMPVEDVFSISGRGTVATGRVERGTVKVSDPVEIVGLMDKPRNTVVTGVEMFHKLLDQAEAGDNIGALLRGIQRNEVERGQVLAKPGSIHPHTHCIGQVYVLTKEEGGRHTPFFNGYRPQFYFRTTDVTGNIKLPDGVEMVMPGDNIDMEITLITPIAMEQGLRFAIREGGRTVGSGVVAKVIE
- a CDS encoding TIGR03905 family TSCPD domain-containing protein, giving the protein MFNYKCRGTCSTSIDLEIQDGIITFCRINDGCKGNTQGVAKLALGRPAEEVAAMLEGIQCRGGTSCPDQLAQAIKAYHD
- the ruvC gene encoding crossover junction endodeoxyribonuclease RuvC, whose translation is MIVLGIDPGYALMGWGVVEAEGSRMKLINYGCIETKAGVPMQNRLRTLQLGVRDLLNIYHPDDVAFEELFFARNVTTALMVGAARGAAIIAAAEYTQNLYEYTPMQIKQAITGYGKADKKQIQQMVKLLLKLDEIPKPDDAADAIACAITHCQAGVAKSQFLMK